The following are from one region of the Melaminivora suipulveris genome:
- a CDS encoding DMT family transporter, whose amino-acid sequence MAQVAAPLAFLLIWSSGFLVGRDASNHADPFWFLALRFVCVSLLFALAAWVARVPWPRGARRIALHLLAGALMSGLYLGPGWWAMSQGLAAGVMALVGALQPLFTALISVLLLRQRLPARAWAGQVLGFGGVALVLWPRLAASAGTPLAPAVVLVAIGAIVALTVGSMVQKHPLAAGDLRSVSCVQNLGAVSVLVLMALVFGEPRWDNSPLLWGYLAYAVLLLSVGGATLLIWLMRHGEATRTAALLLIVPPLTALQSWAILGETLVPLQVLGFALTIVGVALVRRA is encoded by the coding sequence ATGGCCCAGGTCGCCGCGCCGCTGGCCTTCCTGCTGATCTGGTCCTCGGGCTTTCTGGTCGGGCGCGACGCCAGCAACCATGCCGATCCGTTCTGGTTCCTGGCGCTGCGCTTCGTCTGCGTGTCGCTGCTGTTCGCGCTGGCGGCGTGGGTTGCGCGCGTGCCCTGGCCGCGCGGCGCGCGACGCATTGCATTGCACCTGCTGGCCGGGGCGCTGATGAGCGGGCTGTACCTGGGCCCCGGCTGGTGGGCCATGTCGCAGGGGCTGGCGGCCGGCGTCATGGCGCTGGTGGGCGCGCTGCAGCCGCTGTTCACCGCGCTCATCAGCGTGCTGCTGCTGCGCCAGCGCCTGCCCGCGCGCGCCTGGGCGGGCCAGGTGCTGGGCTTTGGCGGCGTGGCGCTGGTGCTGTGGCCGCGGCTGGCGGCCAGCGCCGGCACGCCGCTGGCGCCCGCCGTGGTGCTGGTGGCGATCGGCGCCATCGTCGCGCTCACGGTGGGTTCCATGGTGCAAAAGCACCCGCTGGCCGCGGGCGACCTGCGCAGCGTCAGTTGCGTGCAGAACCTGGGCGCGGTGTCCGTGCTGGTGCTGATGGCGCTGGTCTTTGGCGAGCCGCGCTGGGACAACTCGCCGCTCTTGTGGGGCTACCTGGCGTACGCCGTGCTGCTGCTGTCGGTGGGCGGCGCGACGCTCTTGATCTGGCTCATGCGCCACGGCGAGGCCACGCGCACCGCGGCGCTGCTGCTGATCGTGCCGCCGCTCACTGCCCTGCAATCCTGGGCCATCCTGGGCGAGACGCTGGTGCCGCTGCAGGTGCTGGGCTTTGCGCTGACCATCGTCGGCGTGGCGCTGGTGCGCCGCGCCTGA
- a CDS encoding HEPN domain-containing protein, with protein sequence MTPAPAPTAATLAQRHKSLIATERNPFTLRMHRALSWLQRAEAQTGDDDVAFICLWIAFNAAYAQDLGHAPGSTSEQQRFRSFLSDVCRLDQDKALEALVWQVFPGPVRLLLDNRYVFQPFWDALNNPRSDGSIPDHWREAFDEARQRVHRALAQQDTERVLYEIFVRLYTLRNQLMHGGATWNSSVNRAQVRDGRALLTRMLPVLLDVMMRHPEQFQGRPFYPVVPD encoded by the coding sequence ATGACGCCTGCACCCGCACCGACCGCCGCCACGCTGGCCCAGCGTCACAAAAGCCTGATCGCCACCGAGCGCAACCCCTTCACCCTGCGCATGCACCGCGCCTTGAGCTGGCTGCAGCGCGCCGAGGCGCAGACCGGCGACGATGACGTCGCCTTCATCTGCCTGTGGATCGCCTTCAACGCTGCCTACGCACAGGACCTGGGCCATGCGCCGGGCAGCACCTCCGAGCAGCAGCGCTTTCGCAGCTTTCTCTCGGATGTCTGCCGGCTGGACCAGGACAAGGCCCTGGAGGCGCTGGTCTGGCAGGTCTTCCCCGGCCCGGTGCGTTTGCTGCTGGACAACCGCTACGTCTTCCAGCCCTTCTGGGACGCGCTGAACAACCCGCGCAGCGACGGCAGCATCCCGGACCACTGGCGCGAGGCCTTCGACGAGGCGCGCCAGCGCGTGCACCGGGCGCTGGCGCAGCAGGACACCGAGCGCGTGCTCTACGAAATCTTCGTGCGCCTGTACACGCTGCGCAACCAGCTCATGCACGGCGGCGCGACCTGGAACAGCTCGGTCAACCGCGCGCAGGTGCGCGACGGGCGCGCGCTGCTGACGCGCATGCTGCCGGTGCTGCTGGACGTGATGATGCGCCACCCCGAGCAGTTCCAGGGGCGGCCGTTCTACCCGGTCGTGCCCGACTGA
- the pbpC gene encoding penicillin-binding protein 1C, translated as MPRRLLLILPCLLLAAPLAWALPTFDEVRAAHQPSDVWLLSREGEAIQRVRLDASVRRGQWLGLADISPALRTALVLSEDRRFYEHSGVDWAAVSAAAWANLWNRRTRGASTITMQLAGLLDDDWQRGAGGRSAVQKLGQAVAAQVLERRWRKDQILEAYLNLVPLRGEVVGMDALAHTLFAKAAHGLDEREAAVTAALVRAPNARPALVAQRACGVLREMRRRRDGAVDCDALDLFTAAALQRRAWAPTEGIAPHYARQWLRAAGEDAARRGERTPLSAPLQRVAGELLARHLRELAGRNVQDGALVVLDNASGEVLAWVGSSGPLSQAAEVDGVLALRQPGSTLKPFLYAQAIAERRLTAASLVEDSSAHIATPGGLYIPQNYDRQFKGHVSVRTALAASLNVPAVRTLVMVTPDAFFAQLQRLGFGLRESGGYYGYSLALGSSEVTLLRLADAFRALANGGRYAPARLRGAAAGGQPAPVQALDAAAAFIVGDILSDANARVRTFGSDSVLATRFWSAAKTGTSKDMRDNWAVGWSARYTVAVWVGNASGAPMHDVSGTSGAAPIWAELMRWLHRSAPSPAPKPPPGVLRQAVRFAGAPGGNWIESARQEWFLPGTQQALFAMDTVAANAYFTPTEGQKGPNPTAAGTPARITAPASGTIIALDPDIPPAHQRLRFVADGAEGGRLLAWRMQGRVLARGAQWSWLPWPGRHTVELVDARGHVLDTVRIEVRGAGVRAAGRPS; from the coding sequence ATGCCGCGCCGCCTGCTGCTGATCCTGCCGTGCCTGCTGCTCGCCGCGCCGCTGGCTTGGGCGCTGCCGACCTTCGACGAGGTGCGCGCGGCGCACCAGCCCTCGGACGTGTGGCTGCTCTCGCGCGAGGGCGAAGCCATCCAGCGCGTGCGGCTGGACGCCAGCGTGCGGCGCGGGCAGTGGCTGGGCCTGGCCGACATCTCGCCGGCGCTGCGCACCGCGCTGGTGCTGAGCGAGGACCGGCGCTTTTATGAGCACAGCGGCGTGGACTGGGCCGCCGTCTCCGCCGCCGCCTGGGCCAACCTGTGGAACCGGCGCACGCGCGGCGCCAGCACCATCACCATGCAACTGGCCGGCCTGCTGGATGACGACTGGCAGCGCGGCGCAGGCGGGCGCAGCGCGGTGCAAAAACTCGGCCAGGCCGTGGCCGCGCAGGTGCTGGAGCGGCGCTGGCGCAAGGACCAGATCCTGGAGGCCTACCTGAACCTGGTGCCCCTGCGCGGCGAGGTGGTCGGCATGGATGCGCTGGCACACACGCTGTTCGCCAAGGCCGCGCACGGCCTGGATGAGCGCGAAGCCGCGGTCACAGCCGCGCTGGTGCGCGCGCCCAATGCCCGCCCGGCCCTGGTGGCGCAACGCGCCTGCGGCGTGCTGCGCGAGATGCGCCGGCGGCGCGACGGGGCGGTGGATTGCGACGCGCTGGACCTGTTCACCGCCGCCGCGCTGCAGCGCCGCGCCTGGGCGCCCACCGAGGGCATCGCCCCGCACTACGCGCGCCAATGGCTGCGCGCCGCCGGCGAGGACGCTGCGCGGCGCGGCGAGCGCACCCCGCTGAGCGCGCCGCTGCAGCGCGTGGCCGGCGAGTTGCTGGCGCGCCACCTGCGCGAACTGGCCGGGCGCAACGTGCAGGACGGAGCGCTGGTGGTGCTGGACAACGCCAGCGGCGAGGTACTGGCCTGGGTCGGCTCCTCCGGCCCCTTGAGCCAGGCGGCCGAGGTGGACGGCGTGCTGGCGCTGCGCCAGCCGGGCTCCACGCTCAAGCCTTTTTTGTACGCGCAGGCGATTGCCGAGCGGCGCCTGACGGCCGCCTCGCTGGTCGAAGATTCCAGCGCCCACATCGCCACCCCAGGCGGCCTGTACATCCCGCAGAACTACGACCGCCAGTTCAAGGGCCACGTCTCGGTGCGCACGGCGCTGGCGGCGTCGCTGAACGTGCCGGCGGTGCGCACGCTGGTCATGGTCACGCCCGACGCCTTCTTCGCGCAGCTGCAGCGCCTGGGTTTCGGCCTGCGCGAAAGCGGCGGCTACTACGGCTACAGCCTGGCGCTGGGCAGCAGCGAGGTGACGCTGCTGCGCCTGGCCGACGCCTTCCGCGCGCTGGCCAACGGCGGGCGCTATGCACCTGCGCGCCTGCGCGGCGCCGCTGCCGGTGGGCAGCCCGCGCCGGTGCAGGCGCTCGATGCGGCGGCGGCTTTCATCGTCGGCGACATCCTGTCGGACGCCAACGCCCGCGTGCGCACCTTCGGCAGCGACAGCGTGCTGGCCACGCGCTTCTGGAGCGCCGCCAAGACCGGCACCAGCAAGGACATGCGCGACAACTGGGCCGTGGGATGGTCGGCGCGCTACACCGTCGCGGTGTGGGTGGGCAACGCCAGCGGCGCGCCCATGCACGACGTCAGCGGCACCAGCGGCGCCGCGCCCATCTGGGCCGAGCTGATGCGCTGGCTGCACCGCAGCGCGCCCAGCCCTGCGCCCAAGCCGCCTCCCGGCGTGCTGCGCCAGGCGGTGCGCTTTGCCGGTGCGCCGGGCGGCAACTGGATCGAGAGCGCGCGCCAGGAATGGTTTCTGCCGGGCACGCAGCAGGCGCTTTTTGCTATGGATACGGTAGCTGCCAACGCTTATTTCACGCCGACCGAAGGCCAAAAAGGCCCAAATCCAACCGCTGCGGGCACGCCCGCGCGCATCACCGCGCCGGCCAGCGGCACCATCATCGCGCTGGACCCGGACATCCCGCCCGCGCACCAGCGCCTGCGCTTCGTCGCCGACGGCGCCGAAGGCGGTCGGCTACTGGCCTGGCGCATGCAGGGCCGGGTGCTGGCGCGCGGCGCGCAGTGGAGCTGGCTGCCCTGGCCCGGCCGGCACACGGTGGAACTCGTCGACGCGCGCGGCCACGTGCTGGATACGGTGCGCATCGAGGTGCGCGGCGCCGGCGTGCGCGCCGCGGGCCGGCCGTCATGA
- a CDS encoding BrnA antitoxin family protein — MNKPSQPGKAGIIVPTAEEDAAIYRGIAADPDAVELTADLAARLQPLRRRGRPTAERPKVPVTMRVDADVLDAIKATGSGWQTRVNQLLRDAVRRGKLAA, encoded by the coding sequence ATGAACAAGCCCTCGCAGCCCGGCAAGGCGGGCATCATCGTTCCCACCGCCGAGGAAGATGCAGCCATCTACCGAGGCATCGCGGCAGACCCGGATGCGGTGGAGCTGACGGCGGATCTGGCTGCGCGTTTGCAGCCGCTGCGGCGCCGCGGTCGGCCCACGGCCGAGCGACCCAAGGTGCCCGTAACCATGCGCGTGGACGCCGACGTGCTGGACGCCATCAAGGCCACCGGCTCCGGCTGGCAGACCCGCGTCAACCAGTTGCTGCGCGACGCAGTACGCCGGGGCAAGCTAGCGGCCTAG
- a CDS encoding endonuclease/exonuclease/phosphatase family protein — protein MQLLTWNTQWCLGLDGQVDVARIVQRALALGDVDVLCLQEIASGFPTLAGAPGDQPAQVQALLPAGWQVFFGAAVDAWTPGGRQRFGNLIATRLPVLQVQHHPLPYPADAAVSSMPRMCSVLTVRDEALGAVRIMTTHLEYYSRVQRMAQAQGLRALVLEYAAHAAQPAPPGKPDTPFQPRAHTPHAILCGDFNLQAHEAEYALLAAPLSPQEAGTWAQPGGVPLHDAWRVLHSATPQPPTFCVFDQRFSKSPIACDFVWVSDSLKGHVCAMHIDGQTQASDHQPVLLELG, from the coding sequence AGGTCGACGTGGCGCGCATCGTGCAGCGCGCACTGGCCCTGGGCGACGTGGACGTGCTGTGCCTGCAGGAGATCGCCAGCGGTTTTCCCACCCTGGCCGGCGCGCCGGGCGATCAGCCGGCCCAGGTGCAGGCGCTGCTGCCCGCGGGCTGGCAGGTGTTCTTCGGCGCCGCCGTCGATGCCTGGACGCCCGGTGGCCGCCAGCGCTTTGGCAACCTGATCGCCACGCGCCTGCCCGTGCTGCAGGTGCAGCATCACCCGCTGCCGTACCCGGCAGATGCGGCGGTGAGCAGCATGCCGCGCATGTGCAGCGTGCTGACGGTGCGGGACGAAGCCCTGGGCGCCGTGCGCATCATGACCACGCACCTGGAGTACTACTCGCGTGTGCAGCGCATGGCGCAGGCGCAGGGCCTGCGTGCGCTGGTGCTGGAATACGCGGCTCACGCCGCGCAGCCAGCGCCGCCGGGCAAGCCGGACACGCCCTTCCAGCCGCGCGCGCACACGCCACACGCCATCCTGTGCGGCGACTTCAACCTGCAGGCACACGAGGCGGAATACGCGCTGCTCGCCGCGCCGCTGTCACCCCAGGAGGCCGGCACCTGGGCGCAGCCCGGCGGCGTTCCGCTGCACGACGCCTGGCGCGTGCTGCACTCGGCAACGCCGCAGCCGCCCACCTTCTGCGTGTTCGACCAGCGCTTTTCCAAGTCGCCCATCGCCTGCGATTTCGTCTGGGTCAGCGACTCGCTCAAGGGCCACGTGTGCGCCATGCATATCGATGGCCAGACACAGGCCTCCGACCATCAGCCGGTGTTGCTGGAGTTGGGTTGA